Genomic DNA from Peribacillus simplex NBRC 15720 = DSM 1321:
ATATGCTGGATGCCATGAAAGACGCTGACCAAGGTTTAATTGAAAAATTGGAACAAAAAATTCAATCGTTAAAAAAGGATAAATTATGATTTGGAAGAGAAAGTCTTATTTTGTGATAAGCCTGAGTCTTTTAATTGCCTGTGTAGTATGGTGCCAAATGGGAGCTTTTTTGGTACACATCTTTTTTGGTGTGAATATTAAAGCCAATTTTTTTAAATTTTGTTTTAGTTTATTTAAGGAAGATTCAGTATACTACTTTGTGGTCGTCACCCTGCTCAGTATAATAATATCCTATAGTATATTGAGCGCCTTATTCAAAATTGCAGAGCAATATTTCTTATCCAGAAGGTTTAAACAAAAGCTTTTTCTTTCCAAAAACATTGATATGACAAGGTCTATAAATGAAACATTCAATCGGATCAACAATGATATCTTAGTTGTGAACACTGAACAACCTCTTGCGTTTACGCTTGGTTTCAGGCGGCCTTTCATTGTGTTAAGTACAGGTTTAATTCAATTATTGGATATTGATGAGCTAGAAGCGGTAGTAGAGCATGAAGCCTTTCACCAAAAAAAATATGATCCACTGGTAATTTTTATTTTACAGTTGATCTCAGATGCGTTATGGTTTGTCCCACTGACAAAATGGTGTCATAAAAATTACAAAATAATAAGTGAATTATCAGCCGACGAAAATGCAATTAATAAAATGGGGACTGAATTAGGCATAAGTACCGCTTTGTTGAAGTTAATTAAACATGGTTGCACTGATAAATCATCTCCTGTTCTTGTCCATTTCTCCAATGAATCGGTTAACTATAGACTTCAGCAATTAATTCATCCCCATAAAACAATTCCTTTGAGAGCTGAAACAACCACGATTTTTGTTTCTATTTATGTTTTGGTTATACTTTTGGGAATGACTATAGTGATTGTCTGATGACTTTCACTTGATTTTTTTACCACTTTACACTACACTTTGTAGTGTAAAATAAAACAAAAGGAGATATGTCATGAATAAACAAGAGATTGGTACCTTTTTATTAAGAGTTATGTTGGGAATTTCATTTTTCTTGCATGGTTTGTCAAAATTCAAGGGTGGATTGGATAACACTTCAGGATGGTTTCAAAGTATAGGCATTCCGGGATTTATGGCCTATGTAGTCGGTATTATTGAATTGGTTGGAGGAATTGCTTTAATTATAGGTCTTGGGACAAGAATAATTTCTGCTCTCCTTGTATTCATCATGGCTGGTGCAATTGTTTATGTGAAATTCCCAGCAGGTTTTATGGGGAATGGAGAAGGTACAGGGTACGAACTGGATCTCGTTCTTATGATTATTGCACTTCACCTAGTATTGAATGGAAGCCGATTCCTATCTATAGACTCTAAGTTACCTAACCTTAAAAAAAGACAAGATTCAGAAATGATAGCAAGTTAATATTAATAAACGATAGCACAAAAAATTAAACACTTTTTTTGACAATCTTGAGGCATGAAACCGGCAATCACTGGGGTCATGCCTTTTTCATTTCACCTTGTTCTTATTTGAAGTGGCTTCATGATTTGAAAAACCGAAAATAAATCAAAGCAGATTTTGGTTATCAAAAGAAGTTTTCCATGACTGCAGTAACGTGACATACTTTGCGAAATGACAATACTTGAACCAATAACCTTGAAATTTTCAATTCAATCGTTAACAAACAAAAAAATTGATAGTTTTCATTAATTTTTCATTGACGAACACATGTTCCTTGTTATAAAATACAATCATGGGTAATAATGGTATAGTGGTTATTGCCACTGACCAGTCCAAAAGGAAGCTTGGAAATCTTTCAAGCTTTGTAAAAAAAATTAAAGCAAAAGGAGCTATTTAATTATGACCATGCGATTATCTCCATATTTAATGATGAACGGAAATGCGAAGGAAGCGATCCAATTTTATGAAAAAGCATTGGATGCAAAAGTCCTTTTTAATCAATCCTTTGGAGAAATGCCAGAAAACCCGGAATTTCCTCTGCCAGAAGAAGCAAAGGATCTTGTGGCACACGCAATGTTAAAGGTTGGGGAAACGGACCTCATGTTTTCCGATACTTTTCCAGGTCAAACCAGTCAATCTGGAGATCAAGTCACGATCTGTATTTCAATCAACGATATTGAAAAATCAAAACGAATCTTTGAAACTTTGTCGCAAGGTGGAGAAGTGAAAATGCCGCTGCAGGAAGCTTTTTTCAGCCCTGCTTATGGGATTGTATCAGACAAATTCGGTGTAACCTTTCAAATTTATACAGAGGGTCAACAATAATTTTCTCAAGTTAAAAAAATAGCAGCTGTTTCGGTGACTATTAGTTGCAACTGTTATTTGTTGAATAAATAAATCCCAATTTCTCATTTATATCACTGAGAGATTGGGATTTTTAATATTGGAATATCCTTAACGTTGTGCATCCACGTTTTGCTTGCGGTCCTTCTTATGGAATTATAGGTATGATTCTTATCTCTTTTCATATGCAACCAAAGATCATCCCGCACGGTAGGATAGCATGTAAGATAACATCACTTTTATAAATAATGTAGGCGTTCATTCTCACTGTCCCTAGATCCTGGATTCAATCCGAATGTATATATATTGCTCTTAATAACCGAACTCCACTATTGGTATCATGATTTACGTGGTTACCGATAATTTTTTTCTGGTTCCACACTTTTAACTTTGAAACCTTATCGTTATCTCTCTGTGATATTCGTCATATATTCTTCATCTATTTGTTCTTTGTTTAGAAAATGGCTATGCTATTATTTAAAACATTGACATACAAATTAGCCGCATTCTTTGTAAAATATATTCCTTCTTTTAATAGGCTAATATCATTCGGAGTAACTTTACATTGCGTAATAAGGGAAAAGGGGGGAACAACGTGAACACAGATCAAGCTTTCAACCTGTTAAAGGATGCAGGAGTAACAGAAAGCAGTAGTATACAAACTGTTAGACGCTGGCTTCGTGAAGGTAAGATTAAATATGAGGGAGGAAACGGAAATAGAAAAACTGGATACATAATGGAGGACACAGATCAAGCATTTGAAATGTTAAAAGATGCAGGAGTAACAGAAAGTAATAGTGTACAAACTGTTAGGCGCTGGCTTCGTGAAGGTAAGATTAAATACGCGGGAAACGGAAAGAGGAGCACTGGATACATAAGCGATGACACAGCTTCAAAGATGGCTATAAATGATATTATAGATC
This window encodes:
- a CDS encoding M56 family metallopeptidase: MIWKRKSYFVISLSLLIACVVWCQMGAFLVHIFFGVNIKANFFKFCFSLFKEDSVYYFVVVTLLSIIISYSILSALFKIAEQYFLSRRFKQKLFLSKNIDMTRSINETFNRINNDILVVNTEQPLAFTLGFRRPFIVLSTGLIQLLDIDELEAVVEHEAFHQKKYDPLVIFILQLISDALWFVPLTKWCHKNYKIISELSADENAINKMGTELGISTALLKLIKHGCTDKSSPVLVHFSNESVNYRLQQLIHPHKTIPLRAETTTIFVSIYVLVILLGMTIVIV
- a CDS encoding DoxX family protein, with the protein product MNKQEIGTFLLRVMLGISFFLHGLSKFKGGLDNTSGWFQSIGIPGFMAYVVGIIELVGGIALIIGLGTRIISALLVFIMAGAIVYVKFPAGFMGNGEGTGYELDLVLMIIALHLVLNGSRFLSIDSKLPNLKKRQDSEMIAS
- a CDS encoding VOC family protein — translated: MTMRLSPYLMMNGNAKEAIQFYEKALDAKVLFNQSFGEMPENPEFPLPEEAKDLVAHAMLKVGETDLMFSDTFPGQTSQSGDQVTICISINDIEKSKRIFETLSQGGEVKMPLQEAFFSPAYGIVSDKFGVTFQIYTEGQQ